TGTTTTTTCCAAACATCAACTGCGAAATGACAATCGCGATTGTCGCGACGATCGTAAACAGGATTATCCAGAAAAAACGCTTTTTCACGTCAAGTTGCTCCATTAAAGTAGAACTGGAAGTTGTCCGGTGAATGGACTAGACCCGAAAGTTCTAACTCTGTTAATATAGCTAAAATATTGTTGGACTTAAGGTTACAATCGTTCTGCAACTCCTGAAAAGTCTTCTTGAAACCATTGAATTGCTTAAATAGGGCAAGGGCTTCGCTAGAAAGATTGCAACCGATTGCTTCGATTTGAGTGAGGCTGACTGCGGCAGGGGCATCCGAATCCGTCTTGATTTTGGGTAACCCGGCAATGGTGCGCAGGCTTTCGGGCACAAAGACGGGCTTGGCCTTCCCTTGGTCCAAGTATTGATTCGGTCCGGCGGCAGCTTCGCTATCGAAATCTCCGGGAACGGCGATCAACAGCTTGTTTTCTTGTAGGCAATAGTCGGCAGTGATGAGCGCACCGCCTTTAGCTTTACTTTGTACTAAAACCGTGGCGCGGCTGAGGCCGCTGATAATCCTGTTGCGTGCGGGGAAGTTTCCTTTGAAAGAGGGAAAGTCTTCTTCGTATTCGGTCATAATGCAGCCGCCGGCATCAATAATGCGGCGGGCGAGTGTCGCTCGGTCTCCTGGAATAGGAACGCCCAGTCCCTGCGCAATAACAGCAATCGTAGGAATCCCAAAATCAAGCGCCGCCTCGTGGCAATAATAATCAATGCCTTGCGCAAGCCCGGAAACGACGACGGCTTGTGTTCCTTGCAAGGATTTCACCAAGCGTCGGCAAAGTTCGCGGGCGGAACTGGTAGGGCGGCGCGTGCCAACCATGGCAATCCCGATGCAATCGCTTGCGGGCAAGCTGCCGCGAACGTACAGTAACGGCGGCGCTAATGGAGATTCCCTGAGGGAAAGCGGGAATTGTTTCGGTTCAAGTGTTTCGTACTTTCTATCTTTGTCTGTCATGAAATATTCCTTTGAAGACTTGGTGAAAATTATGGCGACCCTCCGCTCCCCGGAAGGCTGCCCTTGGGATAAGCAACAGACGCACCAGTCGTTGCTCCCGTATTTAGTCGAAGAATCCCACGAATATATCGATGCCGCCCAGGCAAACGACAAGGCTCACATGGCCGAAGAATTGGGCGATGTACTATTCCAGGTAGTATTCCATTCGCAAGTCGCCAAAGAAAACGGCGATTTTTCTATCGACGACGTGGTGCAGGGAATCTGCGAAAAAATGATCCGGCGCCATCCGCACGTTTTTGGCGATGCGAAGGTTGATGATTCGAAAGGCGTAGTCCGCCAGTGGGAACGCATCAAGGCGCAAGAAACGAATAATCTAAAAATGCAAGGCAAGTCCGCTATGGACAAAGTAAGCAAAAGCTTGCCGACGCTTGCCCGTGCTCAAGAGCTCCAGCGCCGTGCCGCCAAAGTGAGCTTTGACTGGACCGAGGCTGAACCTGTCTTTAACAAGGCTGTGGAAGAATTTAGTGAATTCCGTGCCGAAATGCAAGCGGCCTCTCCTGAAAATCGCAACGTGGAACGCATGGAAGATGAATTCGGCGATATCATGTTCAGCTTGGTGAATGTGGCGCGCCACTGTGGCTTCAATGCGGCCCTTGCGCTGGAACGCGCAAACTCCAAGTTCGAACGCCGCTTCCGCGTGGTAGAACAGATGGCCCGCGACCAGGGCAAAGAAATGAAGGACGTGGGCCTCGAAGGCTTGCAAGAAATGTGGAAACAAGCGAAGGCCGCATCCAAGTCGTTCTAAATTGGAGCATTCCATTTTGGAATACGAAAGTTGAAAAAATATTTTCGCATTCCTGATCCCGATGGTATATTAAGTAATGTGCTTCCAGTCCATTCTGATTTAGCGAAGGGATGCTGGAGCAAATCACGGGGTAGAATAGACCGGAAGCACGCTTGTTTTCTTCTAATTCCACTTGTCCCGCAGAGGTCTCCCTTCTGCGGGACTTTTTGTTGCTATAAATGAAAAAATCCCCGGTGCGTTGCACCGAGGATTTTAAACTTCTAAGAAGTTTGGCTTGTGCTAATTAAGCTCTTGCCTTGGCCTTGTCGCCGTACTTCTTGATGAGTTCTTCCTGGATGTTCTTCGGAACCGGGAGGTACTTGCAGAATTCCATGGTGAATTCTGCCTTACCCTGGGTCATAGAACGCAGGTCAGTGGCGTAGCCGAACATTTCGGACAGCGGGACTTCGGCGGTGATGGTGGTCATGCCGAGTTCTTCGTTCGTACCGGTGATGGTACCACGACGCTGAGAAACGTTACCAACAACAGAACCCTGGAATTCGGTCGGAGTCTGGATTTCGACCTTCATGATCGGTTCGAGGATCTGAGCGCCAGCCTTTTCGAAAGCTTCGCGGAAGGCCATACGGGCTGCAACCTGGAACGCCATATCAGAAGAGTCAACCGGGTGGTATGCACCATCCTGGACTTCCATTTCGATACCCACAACCGGGAAGCCGATCAAGGAACCTGCTTCCATGCAGCTCTGGAAACCCTTGTCGCAAGACGGGATGTATTCCTTCGGAATACGGCCACCCACGACGGAGTTAACGAAGTTGTAAACCTTTTCCTGGTCGCCTTCGACAGCCATCGGACGCATTTCGCCGACAACCTTAGCGTACTGACCAGAACCACCGGTCTGCTTCTTGTGGGTGTAGTCGAACTTGGCCGGACGGGTAATGGTTTCGCGGTAAGCCACCTGCGGAGCACCGGTCGTCACGTCGCACTTGTATTCGCGGCGCATACGTTCGATGTAAACGTCGAGGTGAAGTTCGCCCATACCCTTGATGATGGTCTGGCCGGATTCCTTGTCGACTTCCACCT
This genomic window from Fibrobacter sp. UWB5 contains:
- the dprA gene encoding DNA-processing protein DprA; this translates as MTDKDRKYETLEPKQFPLSLRESPLAPPLLYVRGSLPASDCIGIAMVGTRRPTSSARELCRRLVKSLQGTQAVVVSGLAQGIDYYCHEAALDFGIPTIAVIAQGLGVPIPGDRATLARRIIDAGGCIMTEYEEDFPSFKGNFPARNRIISGLSRATVLVQSKAKGGALITADYCLQENKLLIAVPGDFDSEAAAGPNQYLDQGKAKPVFVPESLRTIAGLPKIKTDSDAPAAVSLTQIEAIGCNLSSEALALFKQFNGFKKTFQELQNDCNLKSNNILAILTELELSGLVHSPDNFQFYFNGAT
- the mazG gene encoding nucleoside triphosphate pyrophosphohydrolase — protein: MKYSFEDLVKIMATLRSPEGCPWDKQQTHQSLLPYLVEESHEYIDAAQANDKAHMAEELGDVLFQVVFHSQVAKENGDFSIDDVVQGICEKMIRRHPHVFGDAKVDDSKGVVRQWERIKAQETNNLKMQGKSAMDKVSKSLPTLARAQELQRRAAKVSFDWTEAEPVFNKAVEEFSEFRAEMQAASPENRNVERMEDEFGDIMFSLVNVARHCGFNAALALERANSKFERRFRVVEQMARDQGKEMKDVGLEGLQEMWKQAKAASKSF